A region from the Coturnix japonica isolate 7356 chromosome 28, Coturnix japonica 2.1, whole genome shotgun sequence genome encodes:
- the ANKLE1 gene encoding ankyrin repeat and LEM domain-containing protein 1 isoform X1: protein MHPRAVALLYGLGLGRAVVCVWGVTPVLSPRRVVELLLQHGADPNVLLAMGFAPIHLSAAVGGVRCLRLLLSYGGDPNARSAEGLTPLHVAASWGSCGCLELLLQNGGDPELRDQDGKRAIDLALERGHVLCVRLLRDWSLPAPQGARRSLSFLTEDCSDAELLSSTRVSQLQEPGLWGSCGSGEPPCCAQPCSGPSLTPWLPEGPALPLQPLASSTLLWDGHEHEEVPLEGMGVHISLQPSAGARSPPQPLRCSGDRGVLEAGTRGRDLPGDSSVDSERFVTAVEMLEPSGADVCPGEAPSSAGPRELPTQSPSAAEELSVLLQGCSLECSPTHTLQLPCSPADTAAGDVTLQPPQFCHVTPRTKSRLQASAARLSASSSSSSSSLFDASLDKPRRPPRLRAPRGVPRDPATPPGHCIALSGEDESGGVGESTRSSDDTQILPRNPSKLSSPPGTSSSSPTVLLAPGGPSHPQDSPLNAQGSPSSTVLLGPGVAHKLQDSPSCVQCSPSATAHGVLEPRTPMTPCPFKDHSLHRPVEPDRCQLSEQHSPNAEATRPGDRDQVQSLRVLSDEALLQRLRALGYDPGPITVLTRRVYLRRLEELSRSPAGHSPELADALRTGHIPNCTEDEMVLARQFDRPDQNRHWREGLLKSSFNYLLLDPRTTQDLPLRCHRLSPMECFKTFVDAIFYVGKGTRARPYSHLTEAVSQHRKGTSKGCPKVRRILEIWASGMGVISLHCFQSSVPAEAYTREGCLLEALGLRAVTNQRKGNCYGVAASWSPARRRRLGVHMLHRAMSIFLAEGERQLRPSDIQAGR, encoded by the exons ATGCACCCCAGGGCTGTTGCTTTGCTGTATGGCCTTGGTTTGGGCCGtgctgtggtgtgtgtgtggggggtgaCCCCCGTGTTGTCCCCCCGCAGGGTGGtggagctcctcctgcagcacggGGCAGACCCCAACGTGCTGCTTGCAATGGGGTTCGCCCCCATTCAcctgagtgctgcagtggggGGCGTGCGCTGCTTGAGGCTGTTGTTGAGCTACGGAGGGGACCCTAATGCCAG GAGCGCCGAGGGGCTCACACCGCTGCACGTCGCTGCGTCCTGGGGGAGCTGCGGGtgcttggagctgctgctgcaaaatgGGGGGGACCCGGAACTGCGGGACCAG gACGGGAAACGAGCCATTGATCTGGCGCTGGAGCGGGGCCATGTGCTGTGCGTGCGGCTCCTGCGGGACTGGAGCCTCCCAGCCCCCCAGGGAGCCCGACGCTCACTGTCCTTCTTGACCGAGGATTGCAGCGATGcggagctgctgagcagcacccGCGTGTCCCAGCTGCAGGAGCCCggcctatggggcagctgtgggtcGGGGGAGCCCCCGTGCTGTGCTCAACCCTGCTCGGGTCCCTCCCTCACCCCATGGCTCCCAGAGGGTCCAGCTctgcccctgcagcccctggcaTCCAGCACATTGCTCTGGGATGGGCATGAGCATGAGGAAGTACCCCTAGAGGGGATGGGGGTGCACATCTCtctgcagcccagtgctggggcCAGGAGTCCCCCACAGCCCCTGCGTTGCAGTGGGGACCGTGGGGTGCTGGAAGCAGGAACCAGAGGCCGTGACCTCCCTGGGGACAGCAGCGTGGATAGCGAGCGCTTCGTCACTGCAGTGGAGATGCTGGAACCCAGCGGGGCTGATGTGTGCCCAGGAGAAGCCCCCTCCTCAGCAGGACCCAGGGAGCTGCCCACCCAGAGCCCctcagctgcagaggagctgtctgtgctgttgcagggctgcagcctcgAGTGctcccccacacacaccctgcAGCTCCCTTGCAGCCCAGCTGACACTGCTGCAGGGGATGTCACTTTGCAGCCCCCCCAGTTCTGCCACGTCACCCCCCGCACCAAGAGCCGCCTTCAGGCCTCAGCAGCAAGGCTCAgtgcttcctcctcttcctcctcctcctccctcttcGATGCCAGCCTGGATAAGCCCCGCAGGCCCCCCCGGCTCAGAGCACCCAGGGGTGTCCCCAGGGATCCTGCCACCCCCCCAGGGCACTGCATTGCACTCAGTGGTGAGGATGAATCTGGTGGGGTTGGAGAAAGCACACGGTCCTCAGATGACACCCAGATCCTCCCCAGGAACCCCAGCAAGCTCAGCTCCCCCCCGGGtaccagcagctccagccccacagtgctgctggctcctgGGGGTCCCAGCCATCCCCAGGACTCCCCATTAAATGCTCAGGGTTCTCCCAgctccacagtgctgctgggtcCTGGGGTTGCTCACAAGCTCCAGGATTCCCCATCATGTGTTCAGTGCTCCCCTTCTGCTACTGCCCATGGGGTGCTGGAGCCAAGGACCCCAATGACGCCATGCCCATTCAAAGACCACAGTCTGCACCGCCCTGTGGAACCTGATAGATGCCAGCtcagtgagcagcacagcccaaatGCTGAGGCCACCAGACCTGGGGACAGGGACCAAGTGCAGTCCCTGCGGGTGCTCTCAGATGAAGCTCTCCTCCAGCGGCTACGAGCGCTGGGCTACGACCCAGGACCCATCACAGTCCTCACCCGGCGTGTCTACCTGCGGcggctggaggagctgagccGCAGCCCAGCAG ggcacagccctgagctggcaGATGCGCTACGCACCGGCCACATCCCCAACTGCACTGAGGATGAGATGGTGTTGGCACGGCAATTCGACCGCCCCGACCAGAACCGGCATTGGCGTGAGGGGCTGCTGAAATCCAGCTTCAATTACCTCCTGCTCGACCCCAG GACCACTCAGGACCTCCCGTTGCGCTGCCACCGCCTGAGCCCTATGGAGTGCTTCAAGACCTTTGTTGATGCCATCTTCTATGTGGGCAAAGGAACACGTGCCCGGCCCTACAGCCACCTCACTGAGGCTGTGAGCCAGCACCGCAAGGGGACAAGCaag GGCTGTCCTAAAGTGCGGCGCATCCTGGAGATCTGGGCGAGTGGGATGGGTGTCATCTCCTTGCATTGCTTCCAGAGCAGTGTGCCAGCTGAGGCTTATACACGGGAGGGCTGCTTGCTGGAGGCCCTGG GGCTCCGTGCTGTCACCAATCAGCGGAAAGGGAACTGCTATGGTGTGGCAGCCAGCTGGTCCCCAGCACGGCGCCGGCGCCTGGGTGTCCATATGCTGCACAGGGCAATGAGCATCTTCCTGGCTGAGGGTGAGCGGCAGCTGCGGCCATCTGACATCCAGGCTGGGCGCTGA
- the ANKLE1 gene encoding ankyrin repeat and LEM domain-containing protein 1 isoform X2, whose amino-acid sequence MAQGGMNGAGRLCGALRGGREEVVELLLQHGADPNVLLAMGFAPIHLSAAVGGVRCLRLLLSYGGDPNARSAEGLTPLHVAASWGSCGCLELLLQNGGDPELRDQDGKRAIDLALERGHVLCVRLLRDWSLPAPQGARRSLSFLTEDCSDAELLSSTRVSQLQEPGLWGSCGSGEPPCCAQPCSGPSLTPWLPEGPALPLQPLASSTLLWDGHEHEEVPLEGMGVHISLQPSAGARSPPQPLRCSGDRGVLEAGTRGRDLPGDSSVDSERFVTAVEMLEPSGADVCPGEAPSSAGPRELPTQSPSAAEELSVLLQGCSLECSPTHTLQLPCSPADTAAGDVTLQPPQFCHVTPRTKSRLQASAARLSASSSSSSSSLFDASLDKPRRPPRLRAPRGVPRDPATPPGHCIALSGEDESGGVGESTRSSDDTQILPRNPSKLSSPPGTSSSSPTVLLAPGGPSHPQDSPLNAQGSPSSTVLLGPGVAHKLQDSPSCVQCSPSATAHGVLEPRTPMTPCPFKDHSLHRPVEPDRCQLSEQHSPNAEATRPGDRDQVQSLRVLSDEALLQRLRALGYDPGPITVLTRRVYLRRLEELSRSPAGHSPELADALRTGHIPNCTEDEMVLARQFDRPDQNRHWREGLLKSSFNYLLLDPRTTQDLPLRCHRLSPMECFKTFVDAIFYVGKGTRARPYSHLTEAVSQHRKGTSKGCPKVRRILEIWASGMGVISLHCFQSSVPAEAYTREGCLLEALGLRAVTNQRKGNCYGVAASWSPARRRRLGVHMLHRAMSIFLAEGERQLRPSDIQAGR is encoded by the exons GGTGGtggagctcctcctgcagcacggGGCAGACCCCAACGTGCTGCTTGCAATGGGGTTCGCCCCCATTCAcctgagtgctgcagtggggGGCGTGCGCTGCTTGAGGCTGTTGTTGAGCTACGGAGGGGACCCTAATGCCAG GAGCGCCGAGGGGCTCACACCGCTGCACGTCGCTGCGTCCTGGGGGAGCTGCGGGtgcttggagctgctgctgcaaaatgGGGGGGACCCGGAACTGCGGGACCAG gACGGGAAACGAGCCATTGATCTGGCGCTGGAGCGGGGCCATGTGCTGTGCGTGCGGCTCCTGCGGGACTGGAGCCTCCCAGCCCCCCAGGGAGCCCGACGCTCACTGTCCTTCTTGACCGAGGATTGCAGCGATGcggagctgctgagcagcacccGCGTGTCCCAGCTGCAGGAGCCCggcctatggggcagctgtgggtcGGGGGAGCCCCCGTGCTGTGCTCAACCCTGCTCGGGTCCCTCCCTCACCCCATGGCTCCCAGAGGGTCCAGCTctgcccctgcagcccctggcaTCCAGCACATTGCTCTGGGATGGGCATGAGCATGAGGAAGTACCCCTAGAGGGGATGGGGGTGCACATCTCtctgcagcccagtgctggggcCAGGAGTCCCCCACAGCCCCTGCGTTGCAGTGGGGACCGTGGGGTGCTGGAAGCAGGAACCAGAGGCCGTGACCTCCCTGGGGACAGCAGCGTGGATAGCGAGCGCTTCGTCACTGCAGTGGAGATGCTGGAACCCAGCGGGGCTGATGTGTGCCCAGGAGAAGCCCCCTCCTCAGCAGGACCCAGGGAGCTGCCCACCCAGAGCCCctcagctgcagaggagctgtctgtgctgttgcagggctgcagcctcgAGTGctcccccacacacaccctgcAGCTCCCTTGCAGCCCAGCTGACACTGCTGCAGGGGATGTCACTTTGCAGCCCCCCCAGTTCTGCCACGTCACCCCCCGCACCAAGAGCCGCCTTCAGGCCTCAGCAGCAAGGCTCAgtgcttcctcctcttcctcctcctcctccctcttcGATGCCAGCCTGGATAAGCCCCGCAGGCCCCCCCGGCTCAGAGCACCCAGGGGTGTCCCCAGGGATCCTGCCACCCCCCCAGGGCACTGCATTGCACTCAGTGGTGAGGATGAATCTGGTGGGGTTGGAGAAAGCACACGGTCCTCAGATGACACCCAGATCCTCCCCAGGAACCCCAGCAAGCTCAGCTCCCCCCCGGGtaccagcagctccagccccacagtgctgctggctcctgGGGGTCCCAGCCATCCCCAGGACTCCCCATTAAATGCTCAGGGTTCTCCCAgctccacagtgctgctgggtcCTGGGGTTGCTCACAAGCTCCAGGATTCCCCATCATGTGTTCAGTGCTCCCCTTCTGCTACTGCCCATGGGGTGCTGGAGCCAAGGACCCCAATGACGCCATGCCCATTCAAAGACCACAGTCTGCACCGCCCTGTGGAACCTGATAGATGCCAGCtcagtgagcagcacagcccaaatGCTGAGGCCACCAGACCTGGGGACAGGGACCAAGTGCAGTCCCTGCGGGTGCTCTCAGATGAAGCTCTCCTCCAGCGGCTACGAGCGCTGGGCTACGACCCAGGACCCATCACAGTCCTCACCCGGCGTGTCTACCTGCGGcggctggaggagctgagccGCAGCCCAGCAG ggcacagccctgagctggcaGATGCGCTACGCACCGGCCACATCCCCAACTGCACTGAGGATGAGATGGTGTTGGCACGGCAATTCGACCGCCCCGACCAGAACCGGCATTGGCGTGAGGGGCTGCTGAAATCCAGCTTCAATTACCTCCTGCTCGACCCCAG GACCACTCAGGACCTCCCGTTGCGCTGCCACCGCCTGAGCCCTATGGAGTGCTTCAAGACCTTTGTTGATGCCATCTTCTATGTGGGCAAAGGAACACGTGCCCGGCCCTACAGCCACCTCACTGAGGCTGTGAGCCAGCACCGCAAGGGGACAAGCaag GGCTGTCCTAAAGTGCGGCGCATCCTGGAGATCTGGGCGAGTGGGATGGGTGTCATCTCCTTGCATTGCTTCCAGAGCAGTGTGCCAGCTGAGGCTTATACACGGGAGGGCTGCTTGCTGGAGGCCCTGG GGCTCCGTGCTGTCACCAATCAGCGGAAAGGGAACTGCTATGGTGTGGCAGCCAGCTGGTCCCCAGCACGGCGCCGGCGCCTGGGTGTCCATATGCTGCACAGGGCAATGAGCATCTTCCTGGCTGAGGGTGAGCGGCAGCTGCGGCCATCTGACATCCAGGCTGGGCGCTGA
- the ABHD8 gene encoding protein ABHD8 — protein MLNSITEGFLCCLMGKTTNAVGPLDSVESSNGYSFLEVKPGRILRVRHSAPSRPSAEPPEEPRDAERGTVHCKRKITLYRNGQLVIENLGDAVRSEILHCSNGTAEPSSTVELELSELAGQAPVQSSAGTPGCGTPGSGACNAAAGKRRKRKPKKVINIDCKKQITSCKGTHGDVVLFFIHGVGGSLDIWKEQLDFFTKLGYEVVAPDLAGHGCSSAPQIAAAYTFYALAEDMRAVFKRYAKKRNILIGHSYGVSFCTFLAHEYPDLVHKVIMINGGGPTALEPSLCSIFNMPTCVLHCLSPCLAWSFLKAGFARQGAKEKQLLKEGNAFNVSSFVLRAMMSGQYWPEGDEVYHAELAVPVLLVHGMHDKFVPVEEDQRMAEILLIAFLKVIDEGSHMVMMECPETVNTLLHEFVLWEPETPSGDGQGEKK, from the exons ATGCTGAACAGCATCACCGAGGGGTTCCTCTGCTGCCTGATGGGCAAGACAACCAACGCCGTGGGGCCTCTGGACAGCGTTGAGTCCAGCAATGGCTACAGCTTCCTGGAGGTGAAACCAGGCAGGATCCTGAGGGTGAGACACAGCGCTCCGAGCCGCCCATCTGCTGAACCCCCCGAGGAACCCAGGGATGCAGAGAGGGGCACAGTGCATTGCAAGCGCAAGATCACCCTGTACCGCAATGGGCAGCTGGTGATTGAGAACCTGGGGGACGCCGTGCGCTCTGAGATCCTGCATTGCTCCAATGGAACAGCTgaacccagcagcactgtggagcTGGAGCTGTCTGAGCTGGCTGGCCAAGCCCCAGTGCAAAGCTCTGCTGGTACACCAGGATGCGGCACACCAGGATctggtgcatgcaatgcagCGGCCGGTAAGAGACGGAAGCGCAAACCCAAGAAGGTGATCAACATCGACTGCAAGAAGCAGATCACCAGCTGCAAAGGGACGCACGGCGACGTGGTCCTGTTCTTCATCCATGGTGTGGGAGGCTCGTTGGATATCTGGAAGGAGCAGCTGGACTTCTTCACCAAGCTGGGCTATGAGGTGGTGGCTCCTGACCTGGCCGGccatggctgcagctcagcccctcaGATCGCTGCTGCTTACACCTTCTATGCTCTGGCTGAGGACATGAGGGCCGTCTTCAAGCGTTATGCCAAGAAGAGGAACATCCTGATAGGGCACTCATATGG GGTCTCTTTCTGCACCTTCCTAGCCCACGAGTACCCTGACCTTGTGCATAAAGTGATCATGATCAATGGAGGGGGTCCGACGGCGCTGGAGCCCAGTCTGTGCTCCATCTTCAACATGCCCACCTGCGTGCTGCACTGCCTGTCCCCGTGCCTGGCCTGGAGCTTCCTCAA GGCTGGTTTTGCCCGCCAGGGTGccaaagagaagcagctgctgaaggaaggCAACGCCTTCAACGTCTCCTCCTTCGTGCTGCGTGCTATGATGAGCGGGCAGTACTGGCCGGAGGGTGATGAGGTTTACCACGCCGAGCTGGCCGTACCCGTGCTGCTGGTGCATGGCATGCACGATAAGTTTGTGCCAGTGGAGGAGGACCAGCGCATGGCTGAG ATCCTGCTGATCGCATTCCTGAAGGTGATCGACGAGGGCAGCCACATGGTGATGATGGAGTGCCCCGAGACGGTCAACACCCTGCTCCACGAGTTCGTCCTTTGGGAGCCCGAGACGCCAAGTGGGGACGGgcaaggagagaagaaataa
- the MRPL34 gene encoding 39S ribosomal protein L34, mitochondrial yields the protein MAAMLGRLCVQAAGGRLFLLQPIAVQPIQLRSASALTYSKDLPIGHPSLKPIGTIPSFPIPSPSWNHQQIRTKARGNNYQPNNRKRKRTHGWIKRISTPAGIEVILRRMLKGRKSLTH from the exons ATGGCGGCCATGTTGGGGCGGCTGTGTGTGCAGGCCGCTGGTGGCAG GCTTTTCCTGCTACAGCCAATTGCAGTCCAGCCCATCCAGCTCCGCTCAGCATCAGCCCTCACCTATAGCAAGGATCTACCTATCGGCCACCCCTCCTTGAAGCCTATAGGCACCATCCCatccttccccatcccatcgCCCTCCTGGAACCACCAGCAGATCCGCACAAAGGCGCGTGGGAACAATTATCAACCCAACAACCGTAAACGCAAACGGACCCACGGGTGGATCAAACGTATCAGCACACCGGCTGGGATCGAGGTGATCCTGCGACGGATGCTGAAGGGCAGGAAATCACTGACACACTGA
- the DDA1 gene encoding DET1- and DDB1-associated protein 1 translates to MADFLKGLPVYNKSNFSRFHADSVCKASNRRPSVYLPTREYPSEQIIVTEKTNILLRYLHQQWDKKNAAKKRDQEQVEIEGENSAPPRKIARTDSQDMNEDT, encoded by the exons ATG gCGGATTTTTTGAAAGGATTACCTGTCTACAACAAAAGCAACTTCAGCAGATTCCATGCAGACTCTGTATGTAAAGCATCA AACAGAAGACCATCGGTATATCTTCCCACGAGAGAATACCCATCTGAACAAA TTATAGtaacagaaaagacaaatataCTTTTGCGTTATTTGCATCAGCAGTGGGACAAAAAG AACGCAGCAAAGAAGAGAGATCAAGAGCAAGTGGAAATTGAAGGTGAGAACTCGGCGCCACCACGAAAAATCGCTCGGACAGACAGCCAGGATATGAATGAGGACACTTAA